TGAAAATTATAATGGCAGGAAAGTCGTAAACgatttgaatgttttgataCTTGAACGGTTGAAGTTGCACAAGGtatgcaggagctggaggaacatTTTATAAAGAAGCAGACACTATTCACACTAAATATTATGTTGTTCAAACGTCTTaagtccatgaaatgaaaagtgtTGATATTTGAAGAAAGACTCATTTTTTAAACGTCTGTTTGGTGCAGGGTTTGTATCGACTGCTTCTCAATGCAGAACTCCACAATATGTATTCTTTGCACAGGGGAACCTTGGGTCAGTGGATGAACAGTGTGAATATAACGGTTTTCCAAAAggtattttattaaaatacagaATGTATAATAGCTTGAATTTACATAGTGACTTTCAAGAGACCCAAGAACACTTATATCAGCGTATAGaagacagacaaagacacaaaacctAACTAGAATGAATAAAGAGACTTATTATTGCACTCCATCCTTGACACTTCGGTAAAGTTTTAACTGTACATCTGCAAAATTCATTCTCACAAATCACGAGATACAAACCAGTTGGTAGCAGCAGGAAACTTAAGTTTAATTTAGTTGCGTTGAGTTAATATTCTCTTATTTCAGTGTAATCCAAACACAAGTTTACAAATCACAGCAATACTCTTAAACACTtgtatataacataatatacaaCGTAAAAACAGTTGGCCATATCAAAAAATCAATTAGATATTAATCGTTAAACATCATCATAGCATTAATATCACACAATACGTTCATACAGTTTCATTAGTTCTATATATTTTGCCCCACATCAATACTAACATCAGTCAACATATATGAAGAAATAGTGAACAAATCAAATTATGAAGTGACCTAACATCTAAAGTGTCCTTTGCTTTGCACAGTGCTGCAAAGCAAActttcctctttatttattgGATCTGAAGTTTCCGGGTAAATTTCACACCCAGAAACatgaaaaacttaaaaaataaacgagaataaaagacatttactttgaaaaagggtaaaaaaaacaacaaattataAAGACTCGGGAGAAAAAGACGTAGGCTGATGTGATCCAGTCCACACATTGGAAACAGCAGTCAGTTACAAATTAATCTCAccacacaagataaaatacacacattacaTACATGTAGAAAGTGACAGACTCGTGTTTTTCAAAAGGATTTCTCTAAACCCTACATGCTCTATTGCTCTATGCTAAAGGATAATTTATAAAAATTTGGAAGTGATCCATTCCTTCCTGTAGTTCTTACCGTCCGACAACGATCCTCTGGCCGACAAAATTATACTTTTGATCTGAATTATGGATTTTCCCTTTTCTATTTTCTCGAATATGTTTCACTCTTCATTAAATCGtttatacatcaaattaaagcAGAACGCTGTACAGAGACAGACGTCTTCATAAATGattgtgtgtgctgctgtcacACCACCATATctccgctacacacacacacacacaacccctgtctaatctgtcactctgtcataATTTGATCATAATCCCTAATCATAATCACATCGTATCTTAAAGGTGTTCTCAATCTGGAGTGGGATTATGGGATTgcggagcgtgtgtgtgtgtgcgtttgagtgTGAATGAGCGATCCAAATATATTGCGGTGGTGGTGTGTATGATGATGGCGTGTGTGCATGTactggagggtgggggggggggggtggaatttAATTTGATGATGGTGGCGGGGTACAGAGTATGCCCTCTCACTGATTCACTGGCTGAATCCACATTAAGCCTCATATTACAAAACAATAGATAGTGACCTGTTAAAACTGTTTGCGCGCCCCTGCTCGCTGCATCTTTAATCTCTTtcactttaatttgttttcacagaACTACACGACGTAAAACAACAGATCTGCCCCCTGCGCCTGCTCCTGTCTGACATGCACTTTTCTTTTTAGCCGAGCTTGTACTAAGGTGACGTCAGTTCGTCCACCAGCACCAGAGTGGAAGATCTCCACAGCTATCAGAAATCATTAaatcatggtccccagaggatggaTCCTAACTGACTTCAGTCGTCCCTGACGTTTTTTGCTTTGCTGCCACAACAAGGTTTTTACTTTCtagtgaaatatctcaacaaaaaCTGTCACTTGAAATTTGTTACAGATATAAATGATCCTCAGAatttatgttttcataattgGTGATTTTCTTGACTTCTCCTCTAATGCAGCCTATTTCTTACTCTTGTAGTGAGAAACCTCTGCAAATACCTAGATAGAAAAATACTTCGTTTGGCATTAAAGTCATGCAATTACAATTATACCTGGGCGTACACCGTGTCcatgcagcagcagtgtttgtgtacatCCACTCACTGCCAGAGGGAGGAGACAAAACGTCCTCACTGCAGGTTTAAGTACTTGAGTATATGCACCTAGTTACATTAAACCACTGGAATCCTCAGCTGGATCGGTTCAGGTGTTCTTGTTCCCCATAGGAAGAACCCGCATGAGACTGATTATTGTGGTTTCCAGTCAGATGTCTCCAATACTGCCTCAACTATTGGACGGATTGCCATGAAGTTTGTCACAGACATGTGTTGTCTCCATGTCTCCtttgttcactttcttttacattgaGAGTTGTGGAATAATTGGTGCATCGTGAGTGAATtttggggactgttgggccttggtggaggtatgcactctttTAGTTATGAACATGAAACGTACACCTTTACACATCAGCATCCAGATGTTTGCAGCCTCACACGGCTGTTGACTCCATTCTTCCAACACGCCTCTTTCTCATTTCCGTCTTTCTCCTCTTATTTGAATTGACTGCAGCTTCTTTGAAAACCTCCGAGCTTCTCGGTCAACCACCTCCGACCCGGAGCTGTTAGAAAACCCCCAGCTGCCTCACAAACTCCATTTACAGATCGCGTGTGCTCGGCACGCAGATCCAGCTCCGTGTTACAATATTTACGctatatatttgtgttgtttgtgtttattcattGCTTCCCTGAAAGGACGGGGAAGGTGCATCGTTGTGCTCTCTACATCTGAAGGTCAGCTGACCCGGCTGACCCCGACGTGCTAAAGAACATGCGCCCACAGAAAAACCGACCTCCGGGTTGCTTTGTTCGCAGGGAGGAGGaaagtgtttctctttctcctcgcCGTTGGTTtaccttctctcctttcttctctcacctgctcctgagtccttcttcctcttcttccgcCCACTCCTGTCTTTTCACACCGAGGCTGTGGCTGTGACCTTGGACTAGAGTGGTGACCAGTTCGACTCAAACACGACACCTCTGGGTTTGATTTTTAACGCTCCAAATGAAGAGCTCAAAGGGAGTTCAATATTCATACCCGGTGAAATATAAATACTGATGGCTCCCAGAAATCTGTGTGGGAGTCtgtacttctctctctctgtgtgtgtgtgtgtgtgtgtgtgtgtgtgtgtatgtttgtgtgtgtgtgtgtgtttgtgtgtgtgtgtgtttcagcataTGATTTTGAGTGGAGTAATTTAGCAGATGAGCGGGTGGCCATTGTTAGAGGGATAATCTGGCTCTTGCTGCTCAGATAGGTTAACATGCAGCAGATTAGACCAGATTACCCCCAACCACACCAGACAGGACAGGGGCcggcctcccctcctcctcccccctccctttaTTTCAGCCATCCTTCTCTTTTCACTCGTTTAAATTCAACCTCTCttggcttttttttctcattcccGTACCCTCGTCCCACTTTGTTATGTCTTGTCTCATcagctgtttcctctctgctgttttctctctgctACACCTTCTACAACTAATCActtcatttagattatttatctttttttgtgtAAACCAGAACTCGTAGCTACAGTTTTTTCCAGCATGGACCATGTTAttctcatttcttcttctttatttcagATAAAGGGATTTCAATTTCAGACCCAAACAGATCATGCTCCctgatttattttcaatttttataATATTGCTTGTCCGTGGTTTTACAGTTTCCTTGTTACCTCTGTGTATTATTCTGCATTAGTTAGTTTTCCCATATTGTCTATTTACGAAATGGTGAGTAAAGATTAAAACATTAAGCAGTTAAACACATccgtaaaatatatttaagatatTGTTAAAAAccttattattaaatatattgtgatattatttaatatatgtCTTACTCACATATTCAGGTGTGTGTGGAGCTAACCAGGTACATTattaaacacatgcaagtttggtattaaataaaaatggaaaatacattttaactaATAAAAGTACAATAACTGAATTGCTGACAGATTGAGAAAGGCATGttgttctgtttctctttgGGTGTTTATATATCTCAGTGTATGGGAATAAGACAAAATGTTATATGAAATAAGCTTTGTGATTAAAAGGAATTTAgtagtatttttttaaacagctgaCAAATCCTGGGCAGCATAAGTGAGACTAGTTATATGATTAATAGATAACAAAGCAGGAACAGTATTAATAATGTAGtgaatcatttataaaacaacCGACACgtcactgacactgacacaatgaAAACATACTCAGATTCGGCCCTAGTCTATATATCCAATTAGAACAATTGAAATATGTAATGTTATgttgttatttgtatttttatatttgtattaaaaactttttttgtttttgattttaaaGAAAGCGTTTGTTTAGAAAACTTCTGATTCTATTTGGGTCtcattttattctttctttatattttatggatgttaattttaaatgattgttGCTGCTGACCCCCTTACCAAACTACCTGGATTCTAGAAAGTGTTAATAGATCAATTGATTTTACTTCTTCAGTTTTATTGAGGACACTGTAGTTGGACTGACGTGGTTTAAAAcaccaaacatttcctcaatAATAGGAAATGAGGATGTAAATCTGATTCTTCTCTCTGACACAGTGGTTCCCCCTCCACCGTGTGAGTGTTCATGGCTACATGTAACTGGAGGATGTGTGTTAGTTGTGTGATTGAAGgccttgtgtcagtgtgtgtgtgtgtgtgtgtgtgtgtgtgtgtgtctgtggttacATCTGTACGATTGTGTGCGTCTGCCTAACAGCCTGACGTTTGTTCAGACTCCAGCTGTTTGTATTTTGGGCCGCTGGTGTTTTCTTTGTCTCCAAAAACAGCCTGAGTGGTGAGATGACACTGACAACACACAGGGTAATGATGAAATCACTGGGTTTACATCTGGCTCCACTGCTGTGATCTTCAGGTTTAAAACAAACTGTGCATCTGAGGAGTTATTATTCAAATGATCTGATCACTTTGTTTATTCCTCTGTGGTATCTGTCAGGTGTTTGTGCTCTGACATTTGTGTCACccatctgttgtgtgtgtgtctgtgtgtgactgcgtgtgtttgtgtggcacaGACCCAGTTATATGTGGACATATCTCCCGATGAAACTACTCCTCTCCAGCTGTTTCAGCCCTCACACACAGCTGGAGTGACGCGGCACCAATAAAAACAGCAGCATTCACTTTGAGGTGTTGTGTTACAAACCAATCACAGTGCAGGATTAGTTGCTCAGGTGCAGTTACTTGAATACCTGTATCCCTCCTCTGGTTCTTATGGGACAGAGGTCAAGATGAGGTCAAAtggtgaccacacacacacaaacacacacacaaacacagagttgtGTCTCCATGATTTAAGAGGATGTTATtttgatattatattatattgaaatattattCTTGCCCAACCCTAAGCCTTAAACCTAAACTTAAACTTAAGCCTTAACCTGACCTCAACCTAAaaatgtcttcaccttaaattTGATAGATTAAGGCTCTGGAGACTTAATGTTTGTCCCCACGAGGAGGACACATCCCATaatgtgtaaacagatttaggtccccacggCATCaataatacctggaccacacacacgaacacacacatacacacacacacaggtttgcacagAATTAGTTTTGCCTCATTAGAACGAGGCTTCGGTCCCCATGAGGTTCACTGGTACTGAAAAAGGTCagtgttgcacacacacacacacacacacacacacacatatatatatatacacacaccatcagccttctttccttcttttggaAGATGAGGGAGTCAAACACTGTCCCACTAGTTGTTTCaattcaaatcaatcaaattaaaacaagatGAAACACTTTCAAACAACTAATTGATTGATTATCTAACACACTGACAGTTTTGTGATCAGGCTGGAAAAAACACTGTCCTCCCACCGCTCTCCACGTCTTCATGTTCCTCCTCGCTCTGCTACAATTCCcctcctctttccttttcttttccggGGGTACCATTGTGCACCACACTCTCTTGGAGCCCTGCGAGAGCACAAAAGCACAACAAAGACTCAGGAAGTGATTAGTGGCTTAACGAGGGGGAGAACTCGGGGGGAGTCAGGGGAGGGGGCTGTGCGGCCTCCTCCGTGAGGCAGGGTGAGGGGTTAAAGTTTCGGGGCTTAGGGGGTCAGTGTTAAGTTGTGGAGAGGTTAATTAGGAGCAGGGCTTTTGTTTGTGGGGTGGGATAAGGAGACGCTGAAGTGATTCACTTCCTTCACTGCGCTCCTGCAGCCACCATGGTGGTGTCATCCACCTCCTTTTAGCCGTGCtccgctctccctcctcctccctaatAATTGTCCTCTGGCTGAAAGGAGATGTAGCTGAATTGACTTAATTGTCACCGCTACGACACACTCGTCcccctcatcacacacacatacacacacacacacacacacacacactcacacacaccttgagTATGTTTCCCCGACTATGTCTGGTGGGTCCTCCCTGCTTCGATTAATGAAGAATGTCTTTTCAACTTGGAGGAGGCCATGACTGTCGCTCAGAGactgtagtgtgtgtttgtccattgttgtgtttgttacaaCACAGAGGAACATGCTGAGGTTCTCTGGGGACTCAGGGCATCTtgagaagagcaggaggagcctcTCAACAAAACTGACACTGAAACTGAAACAGCTTTCTAGGCAGCAAATCCCCTTTATTCTATGTTGTTTGCAAATATTTCTTTATAACTCACCAGAGACTCCAACTCTTTTTTCTTGCCTCCGTGCATCTAAGAAGTAGATGAATAAAACCCAGGGACAAGTGGAAATGATATAGCCCGTTGCTAATTGTAAGAACATCAATTCAAATGTGTGCATGTACAAATGTGAGTGCAcagcacatttatatttatgcatATACTTGTCTATATAAGTCCCTTTTTTCTCAGTTTCAACTTGATTTTTCTTATTTCCAATCttatttttgttcatatttgttcattattattgttgtttttgttgcctttctaattaatattattgttattatttaggCTTATtggatttgattttaaaaagcaaGTAGCAGTTTGCCCCGACAAGCCGGAACCATATGCATCATCCAGGGCGAAAACTGGCACACGCCTCCTCACACACCACCGTGTAGGGACATCTGTCTCTCTGGGTAATTGGCATTAACCCCCTAAAGCTGGGTGACCCCCTTTTTTCACAGCCAACACATCTGCACTGGGGTGTCTGAAGGAGTTTAATATGTGCGAGTGACAAAACATCATGCAAAGATGCACGATAAAATTTACAAAAActgtctatttattttattttgcaccAAAATATCccatttatattaatatttcacacATGATATTCACTATATGCACACGTACACAGCCTAATGCTACACAGAGGGTGCCACGCTCCGAAGCATATGGCCGGGGGGGCCACCGAAATGTGCTAATGTTGATTGAATATGCTTCTCTATTAGACTAATGTTGGCAGGAGGTGTATGGGCGCGCTGTTAATCCAAGGTAACTGAATGGAGCTGCACTGTGGCTTAGGATCTCTGAACTTATGGATATTAGAGAACAGGAGAGTGATTAGAGTGGCGGGAGAACACTCAGAGAAACATACGCTTTCAGGTCTGGAGGAGATTTCCGATCACACCGGGTTACCGCACACATTACTGCTATTAATGATGCAAGCAGCttagtggagggagagagagaggagcggagAGGTGTCAGTTTATTAGTCCATTTTTTTCTGAATACTCTCCCTTATTTTATCATCTTAATCAGCATCTGTCCTGCTCATGAGGCTTATGGTCTTTGTGTTGCTtgtgtttaattattaatttaatctgTTCTGTCCCCTTTAGGTCGGaatattttttcacatttgaatatttgcCATATCTCTGCGATGTGGCCAAAAATGACAGAGATGAAAGTTTCAGAATCAGTCGATATTGAAAAATCATCACGATAAATGTCACTTTATTACATCTTTagtgacagatttttttttgctcctgaAGCACAAACATTTGGACAAATTTGAGGTGGCTCAATTTCGTATTATACCTCCTCACTCTGCTTTTCTTATATTGCTAAACATGACAATTACACTGTGgtaattattgatattattttaattattgccCAGCTCCAGTACACAGGGCTACGTGGCTGTTTCCATGGTGTTTGTGATGCAGAAATAAAGGCATCAGTGAAGTTTGAAAAAGTGgcatcaaaatgaaaatgtttgttccTTTAAACATCTTACATgcatgaggaaaaatacaaatcaacaaTAAAGAGAATACACAACCAGGTGAGAGTTTTAACAGATCccttatttaaatgaaatcaaatatatttattttgagacactttctttgtctctttagATTTGTTTCTGTCAATCTGGTTGATAGGATTTTTCTGCACAATATGTTTGAATCACTTCCACTCAACTCCATGAATCATTTAATCTGCTCCACAGCTCTGGAAATAAAGAGGTTAAAAAGTGacctttgatttctttttttatatatatttatttaataagttTCATGGCAAACCCTCCTGCTGGGTTAAATCGTTAACACCAGAGAGACTTTACGTGTTCAGCTTGTGCGTTAAACGAGGGAGATAAACCCCCTGTGCTTGACTGACAGTGCTGCCATGACAACCTCGCATCAGCTCCACAGTGACCAATCAGGAGTGAGATCCGGGGTCCCTCCCTGACTCCCAGGTGAACTAAAGAGTCAGACTTCAGCACATTTCTGTCAGActgtctccgtctcctctcgAGCTTCACTCAGTGGACCAGATGGTTTTCAGATCTCCACTCGACTTCTTCTCAGCCTCCCGCCTCCTCCTGCCGCACTTCGCGGATGGGCCCTCACCCTTGGCCCGCTCCCGGTCCCCGGAGGATACTCCCTCCGCCTGCCCACCCATGGCTCTCCCTGGACTGTGCTTCTCCGCCGCGCAGATCGCCAGCGTGTGCGAGACTCTGGAGGAGACCGGGGACATTGAACGGCTGGCCCGCTTCCTCTGGTCGCTCCCGGTGACCGCGGACGGGCGCGACTCCATCTCCGAGCACGAGTCCGTGCAGAGGGCCCGCGCCGTGGTGGCGTACCACACCGGGAGCTTCCGCGAGCTGTACCACATCCTGGAGACGCACCGTTTTACGCGCGCGTCGCACGGCAAACTGCAGGCGATGTGGCTCGAAGCTCACTACCGGGAGGCAGAGAAGCTCCGGGGGCGGCCACTCGGACCCGTGGACAAGTACCGCGTGAGGAAGAAGTTCCCGTTGCCCAGGACCATCTGGGACGGGGAGCAGAAGACGCACTGTTTCAAGGAGCGGACACGGGGGCTGCTGAGAGAGTGGTACCTGCAGGACCCCTACCCGAACCCGGGGAAGAAGCGGGAGCTGGCCCACGCCACCGGACTGACACCGACTCAAGTTGGGAACTGGTTCAAAAACCGGAGACAGAGAGACCGAGCGGCAGCAGCCAAAAACAGGTCAGTAACTTTTTGAAAGAAGTTTTCATTTGAGAGTTAAACTTGACATCTTGCAGGGAGCAGGATGAACTTACTCTTATTGCACCGGAGAGTATAACGGATTTATTAAAAGTCCATCTACACAGACCTCATTGGTCTTagcatatattaaaaaaaatattgtccAAATTTGTAAAACTCCAAAATGTCTAATTTCTCTCTTTACTGACCACTCCTCTATCATCATGCGCTCACTTGTTGAAGCAATTTCCTCTCCACGGGCAGCCAAGGCTGTGCGTAAAGGGGCCATTCATGCGTAAAAGTGCTCGGCCATTCAGCTTGTAGGTTTTTGTCTTCTCCCTGTCAGCGTGTCCTCGTTGatccttcttctcctttctctcGCTTTAATTTGCTTCAGGGTCAGTGTTTGGGTCAACCACCCTGTTGGCGGAGGCAAAATGTGCATGAATGGGCGCAAATTGCTTACCATGCCCGCACGGACTCCAAGACGTTTTGACTGAGATGATTTGTTATTTTTGCCTTGACAAAAGAGTGATGTttatataattgttttattatttctatatttataataacataaatgtaatattatttatgaattttccttttttttgcacAACGAAACAAAATATGAGAAGTTTTGTCTTTCAGATTTTAACTGGTATTCTTTTTCATTCTGAGTTGAAATGCATTTTTACATTTGGGTTTTAACGtctcctgttcttcttcttctctccatcctcagGTTGCAGCACCATATGTGTCCAGACGGTTCGCGTGCACTCAGTGGAGGAGAGTGCAGTCCGGACGGGAGCGCAGATCGCGCGGACGGACACACTCTTCTCTCAGTAACAGACAGTGACTCTGACTTGGATGTCTGACACTTTAAATCTTCTGGAATGGACCTTCAGAGGCCTGTGGTGGTCCGTCGAGGGAAACCGGagaaaggaggagcaggaggaggagttgcACTAAACTGTATTATTCCAGAACATCAAACAGATGATGTAAAAGATTTCTGTCCGTGCTGTTCGTTTCCTGCAGACCAGACTCACAGTAGGTTTTTCTAAATACATCACTGGACGAAGGCAGTGCGCATCGGTTGACCTCCCGCTGTTGGAATTCAACTCAGGGACCCCCACCCAGGAGGAGCGAATCACTCTTATGTTCTATAATTATGTGtcgttcttttattttttattggagcTAGTTGTGTCTTTAGAGGCCCCTGAAGGACCCCTGGATGTCCCCTGCTTTGGACAATCAATTCACACTGAAGCCTTCCTCCCTGTCTGTACCTTTCTTATACTTAATTTAAAGTTCAGAGACTTCACtgttcagtctgtgtttgaTGATATGTCAGACTTCAAGTTCAGTTTGATGCAGAATATGTTTTGgtattttatactgtatataaataaaattatctAATTTATGACTCATATTGTGGCtattcttgtgtgtgtgagtgtgtgagttatTATGTGAAGATGTCCCTATTGAGCGTTATTCACTTCATTCAGgtggataaataaaaaagaaaaacagtataTATTCGTGTTCAGCTTAATATGACTTCCTGGTCAAACTAAAGAAACAGAAATTT
The Pleuronectes platessa chromosome 21, fPlePla1.1, whole genome shotgun sequence DNA segment above includes these coding regions:
- the six3b gene encoding homeobox protein SIX3b, whose protein sequence is MVFRSPLDFFSASRLLLPHFADGPSPLARSRSPEDTPSACPPMALPGLCFSAAQIASVCETLEETGDIERLARFLWSLPVTADGRDSISEHESVQRARAVVAYHTGSFRELYHILETHRFTRASHGKLQAMWLEAHYREAEKLRGRPLGPVDKYRVRKKFPLPRTIWDGEQKTHCFKERTRGLLREWYLQDPYPNPGKKRELAHATGLTPTQVGNWFKNRRQRDRAAAAKNRLQHHMCPDGSRALSGGECSPDGSADRADGHTLLSVTDSDSDLDV